In Fimbriiglobus ruber, a genomic segment contains:
- the guaA gene encoding glutamine-hydrolyzing GMP synthase: MNNELVLILDFGSQFGQLIARRVRELNVFCMIVRHDISADRVRELNPKGIILSGGPSSVYEPNAPKCDPRIFDLDIPVLGICYGMQLVCQALGGTVGGADAREYGRATLSVSDANSLFRGYPVESTVWMSHGDQVRSLSGDFVPLAATATCPLAAVKHKQRPVFGLQFHPEVAHTPHGKQILANFLRDVCGCQGLWKMQTFVEQTVAGVREKVGDKRVICGLSGGVDSSVCAALLVKAIGQQVACIYVDNGLMREGETEIVRHTFRDWFKADLHVVDAKEQFLSALEGVTEPQEKRKIIGRVFIDVFKHEAKSIPGAKFLAQGTLYPDVIESGGSADGPAATIKLHHNVGGLPKELGFDLIEPLRDLFKDEVRKLGLELGLPEDVIWRHPFPGPGLAVRCLGDVTEEKLSTLRKADTIFLKELKDAGWYRKTSQAFAVLLPVQSVGVMGDGRTYEKAIALRAVQTDDFMTADWSRLPDDLLAKVATEIINRVKGINRVVYDISSKPPATIEWE, from the coding sequence ATGAACAATGAACTCGTCCTGATTCTGGACTTCGGCTCCCAGTTCGGGCAACTCATCGCTCGCCGTGTACGCGAGCTGAATGTTTTCTGCATGATCGTCCGACACGACATCTCGGCCGACCGCGTCCGCGAGCTGAACCCGAAGGGGATCATTCTCTCCGGCGGCCCGTCGAGCGTGTACGAGCCGAACGCCCCGAAGTGCGACCCGCGCATCTTCGACCTCGACATCCCCGTCCTCGGTATTTGCTACGGGATGCAGCTCGTCTGCCAGGCACTAGGGGGAACGGTCGGCGGCGCGGATGCCCGGGAATACGGCCGGGCCACCCTCTCCGTCAGCGATGCCAACTCGCTGTTCCGCGGCTACCCGGTCGAGTCGACGGTGTGGATGAGCCACGGCGATCAGGTCCGCAGCCTGTCCGGGGATTTCGTCCCTCTGGCGGCGACGGCCACCTGCCCGCTGGCCGCGGTCAAGCACAAGCAGAGGCCGGTTTTCGGTCTCCAGTTTCACCCGGAAGTGGCGCACACGCCTCACGGCAAACAGATCCTGGCGAACTTCCTCCGCGACGTCTGCGGTTGCCAGGGGCTCTGGAAGATGCAGACGTTCGTCGAGCAGACGGTGGCCGGCGTCCGCGAAAAAGTCGGCGACAAGCGAGTCATCTGCGGGCTGTCCGGCGGCGTCGACTCGTCCGTGTGCGCGGCCCTGCTCGTGAAGGCAATTGGTCAACAAGTCGCGTGCATTTACGTCGACAACGGGCTGATGCGGGAGGGCGAGACCGAGATCGTCCGGCACACCTTCCGCGACTGGTTCAAGGCCGACCTACACGTCGTGGACGCGAAGGAACAGTTCCTGTCCGCACTCGAGGGCGTGACCGAACCGCAGGAAAAGCGAAAGATCATCGGCCGCGTCTTTATCGACGTGTTCAAACATGAGGCGAAGTCGATTCCGGGAGCCAAGTTCCTCGCCCAGGGTACGCTCTACCCGGACGTGATCGAGAGCGGCGGGTCGGCAGACGGGCCGGCGGCCACGATCAAGTTGCACCACAACGTCGGCGGGTTGCCCAAGGAACTCGGGTTCGACCTCATCGAACCACTCCGCGACCTGTTCAAGGACGAAGTCCGCAAGCTCGGTCTCGAACTCGGCCTGCCCGAGGACGTGATCTGGCGGCACCCGTTCCCCGGCCCGGGTCTCGCCGTCCGTTGCCTGGGCGACGTGACCGAGGAAAAACTTTCCACGCTGCGGAAGGCGGACACGATTTTCTTGAAGGAATTGAAAGACGCCGGGTGGTATCGAAAGACTTCGCAGGCGTTCGCGGTACTCCTACCGGTGCAGTCCGTGGGCGTGATGGGTGACGGACGGACTTATGAGAAAGCGATCGCTTTGCGGGCCGTGCAGACAGACGACTTTATGACCGCCGACTGGTCCCGGTTGCCCGACGATTTACTCGCCAAGGTGGCCACCGAGATCATCAACCGCGTAAAAGGCATCAACCGCGTCGTTTACGACATAAGCAGCAAGCCGCCCGCGACAATTGAGTGGGAGTAG
- the proC gene encoding pyrroline-5-carboxylate reductase: protein MAAPLAIGFLGAGQMATALANGWTAAGLLDPARSLASDPYPAARDKFASATGIRAVAGNAEVVAGCEVVILAVKPQTMAAVLAELATVATDRHLFVSIAAGVTLGALSAGLGSKARVIRVMPNTPCLLGASASGFAAGPAATPEDVALVARLFGAVGKAFALPEHQLDAVTGLSGSGPAFVYVMIEALADGGVRVGLPRDVALALAAQTVLGSAKMVLETGQHPGALKDAVASPGGTTIAGLHALERGGVRAALMDAVEAATKRAQELGK from the coding sequence ATGGCCGCGCCGCTGGCGATCGGGTTTCTCGGGGCCGGGCAGATGGCCACCGCGCTGGCCAACGGGTGGACCGCGGCCGGGTTGCTCGACCCCGCCCGGTCGCTCGCCAGCGACCCGTACCCGGCCGCCCGCGACAAATTCGCCTCCGCGACCGGCATCCGCGCGGTCGCCGGAAATGCCGAGGTGGTCGCCGGATGTGAGGTCGTCATCCTGGCGGTCAAGCCGCAGACGATGGCGGCCGTCCTCGCGGAATTGGCTACGGTCGCCACCGACCGTCACCTGTTCGTCTCGATTGCCGCGGGGGTTACGCTGGGTGCGCTGAGTGCGGGATTGGGGTCGAAAGCCCGCGTCATCCGCGTGATGCCGAATACCCCGTGCCTCTTGGGCGCGAGCGCGAGCGGGTTCGCCGCGGGGCCGGCCGCCACGCCCGAGGATGTGGCCCTCGTCGCCCGCTTATTCGGAGCGGTGGGCAAGGCGTTTGCACTGCCGGAACATCAGCTTGACGCCGTGACGGGGCTGAGTGGCAGCGGGCCGGCCTTCGTTTACGTGATGATCGAAGCGCTCGCCGACGGTGGGGTTCGGGTCGGGTTGCCGCGGGACGTGGCACTGGCGCTGGCCGCCCAGACGGTTCTCGGCTCGGCGAAAATGGTGCTCGAAACCGGCCAGCACCCCGGCGCCCTCAAGGACGCCGTCGCGAGCCCCGGCGGCACGACCATCGCGGGCCTGCATGCCCTGGAGCGCGGCGGCGTTCGGGCAGCTCTCATGGACGCGGTCGAAGCGGCGACGAAACGGGCGCAAGAATTGGGAAAATAA
- a CDS encoding MFS transporter: MSTTDTPVAGTSPRTGWASLRDLTGYQWFVFIVCCLAWDMDCMDQQLFVLARRPAMTDLVAKVKADDARLPEFAKKLTDEAKSSDKPIPSPEAVRTAIQNADIGAASGYATSFFMLGWAVGGIGFGIMGDRVGRVKTLMLTILLYAIFTGLSALSTSTLDFYLYRFLTGLGVGGVFAAAVTLLAETMPNNARPFALGMFQASSVIGNCTAALVSMKFGSLQEAGFFKGLTLFGEQLTPWKMMFLIGIIPGLLVVLIQARLKEPEKWKQMVAAGGKKGGSYGELLGDNQWRSRALFGLVLALAGVVGLWAIAFFSPDLQQYVAEPAYKTEAIKLGLATEEQVQQNQLPADAQKYVNGQKAYWAGITSLVQNMGAFFGIFAFSWVTPYIGRKPAFAIFLVMAGLSTAMVFLFLKEWSDILWMVPIMGFFQLALFGGYAIYLPELFPTRLRSTGTSFCYNVGRLVSALGPTLLSLLTSQVYSHFPAPEPLRYAGVTMCSIFLLGLIVLPFLPETKGKPLPE, translated from the coding sequence ATGTCAACAACCGATACCCCCGTCGCCGGCACGTCCCCCCGAACCGGTTGGGCCAGTCTCAGGGACCTGACCGGCTACCAGTGGTTCGTGTTCATCGTCTGCTGCCTGGCGTGGGACATGGACTGCATGGACCAGCAACTCTTCGTGCTGGCTCGCCGCCCGGCCATGACGGACTTGGTGGCGAAAGTCAAGGCTGACGACGCTCGACTACCGGAGTTCGCGAAGAAGTTGACCGACGAGGCCAAGAGTTCCGACAAACCAATCCCGTCGCCCGAGGCGGTCAGAACCGCGATTCAGAACGCCGACATAGGCGCGGCCTCCGGATATGCCACGTCATTTTTTATGCTCGGCTGGGCCGTCGGTGGTATCGGGTTTGGGATTATGGGCGATCGGGTTGGGCGGGTGAAGACACTCATGCTCACGATCCTGCTTTATGCCATCTTTACCGGGCTGAGCGCGCTGTCGACATCGACCCTGGATTTTTACCTGTACCGGTTCCTCACTGGTCTCGGCGTGGGCGGCGTGTTCGCCGCGGCGGTGACGCTACTCGCCGAAACGATGCCGAACAACGCGCGTCCCTTCGCACTCGGGATGTTTCAAGCCTCGTCGGTCATCGGAAACTGCACCGCCGCGCTCGTCTCGATGAAGTTCGGTTCGCTCCAAGAAGCGGGGTTCTTCAAAGGTCTCACGCTCTTCGGCGAGCAACTTACCCCGTGGAAGATGATGTTTCTCATCGGGATTATTCCCGGCCTCCTCGTCGTCCTGATCCAGGCCCGCCTGAAGGAACCGGAAAAATGGAAACAAATGGTCGCGGCCGGCGGGAAAAAAGGCGGGTCTTACGGGGAACTCCTCGGCGACAACCAGTGGCGATCGCGCGCGCTGTTCGGGTTGGTACTCGCGCTGGCCGGGGTGGTCGGGCTGTGGGCGATCGCCTTCTTCTCCCCCGACTTGCAGCAGTACGTGGCCGAGCCTGCTTACAAGACCGAGGCCATTAAACTCGGGCTGGCGACCGAAGAACAGGTCCAGCAGAACCAGCTACCAGCGGACGCTCAGAAGTACGTGAACGGCCAGAAAGCATACTGGGCTGGGATTACCTCGCTCGTACAGAATATGGGCGCGTTTTTCGGCATCTTCGCGTTCAGCTGGGTGACGCCGTACATCGGCCGAAAGCCCGCGTTCGCCATTTTCCTCGTCATGGCGGGACTTTCGACGGCGATGGTTTTTCTCTTTTTGAAGGAATGGTCGGACATCCTCTGGATGGTTCCGATTATGGGCTTCTTCCAGCTCGCGTTGTTCGGCGGCTACGCGATCTACCTCCCGGAACTCTTCCCGACGCGGCTCCGGAGTACGGGAACGTCGTTCTGCTACAACGTCGGCCGTCTGGTGTCGGCCCTCGGACCCACACTCCTCAGTCTGCTCACCAGTCAGGTGTACAGTCACTTCCCCGCCCCGGAACCGCTGCGGTACGCGGGGGTGACCATGTGTTCGATTTTCTTGCTCGGGCTGATCGTGCTGCCGTTCCTGCCGGAAACCAAGGGCAAGCCGCTCCCCGAATAG
- the truA gene encoding tRNA pseudouridine(38-40) synthase TruA, which translates to MRNLRLILRYDGTDFQGWQTQPGYRTVQEVLEKAIASVTQDKQVRANASGRTDAGVHAVGQVVNFFSATRLRCDVLVKAINANLPPDVCVRVCDEVPQSFCANKDAIRKTYRYVIYDSRPHDPFLRRFAAHCRKPLDAGAMHRAAQSLVGRHDFRSFETEWPNRLSSIRTITRLSVCRFGEYVWVEVEADGFLYNMVRAIAGTLMKVGRGDWPEAQVGEVLAAEDRNVAGPTAPPEGLFLMRVTYPDHLRSGSDVE; encoded by the coding sequence ATGCGCAATCTTCGACTCATCCTCCGCTACGATGGCACCGACTTTCAGGGCTGGCAGACCCAGCCCGGGTATCGGACCGTGCAGGAGGTGTTGGAGAAGGCGATCGCGTCCGTAACGCAAGACAAACAAGTCAGGGCGAACGCCAGCGGGCGGACCGACGCCGGGGTTCATGCCGTCGGGCAAGTCGTTAACTTTTTTTCGGCGACCCGGCTCCGGTGCGACGTGTTGGTCAAGGCGATCAACGCCAACCTGCCGCCGGACGTCTGTGTGCGGGTTTGCGATGAAGTGCCCCAATCGTTTTGTGCGAACAAGGACGCGATCCGCAAGACGTACCGCTACGTGATCTACGACAGCCGCCCGCACGATCCTTTTCTCCGGCGGTTTGCCGCCCATTGTCGCAAGCCGCTCGACGCCGGGGCCATGCACCGGGCGGCGCAGTCACTCGTCGGCCGGCACGATTTCCGCAGTTTCGAGACGGAGTGGCCGAACCGGCTGAGCAGCATCCGGACCATCACGCGGCTGAGCGTGTGCCGGTTCGGCGAATACGTCTGGGTCGAGGTCGAGGCCGACGGCTTCCTGTACAACATGGTCCGCGCGATCGCGGGCACGCTGATGAAGGTCGGTCGGGGGGATTGGCCGGAAGCCCAGGTCGGTGAAGTGTTGGCTGCGGAAGATCGCAACGTTGCCGGGCCGACCGCGCCGCCGGAAGGGCTATTCCTGATGCGCGTCACCTATCCCGACCATTTGCGGTCGGGATCGGACGTTGAGTAA
- a CDS encoding aspartate-semialdehyde dehydrogenase, whose product MDVSLAVVGATGAVGELIRQVLVEQGFRPKTIKFLASEKSVGKTVEFLGKTHTVEPINARAFEGVKIVLSSTPSSVSKEFSPIAAKAGAIVVDNSSAWRMDPDCPLVVPEVNAHELHNAKKGIVANPNCVAIPLTVAVNPLRRLAKVKRIIVSTYQSSSGKGAKGLVDFDAQLRAYAVGGPVPAPTAHRSQLAGNVITLDWTLDPNGYTEEENKVINETKKILGDETIGVSPTCVRVPVRVAHSESVNIEFESPVSAADAKAALASAPGVVLMDEVAGQFPQPIHAAGTDHTYVGRVRQDPSNPNALSLWVVADNLRKGAATNAVQCAVELVKRGIVKS is encoded by the coding sequence GTGGACGTGAGCTTGGCGGTGGTGGGCGCGACCGGCGCGGTGGGCGAACTGATCCGGCAGGTCTTGGTCGAGCAGGGCTTCCGGCCGAAAACGATCAAGTTCCTCGCGTCCGAGAAATCCGTCGGCAAAACCGTCGAGTTCCTGGGGAAAACGCACACGGTCGAGCCGATCAATGCCAGGGCATTCGAGGGCGTGAAAATTGTCCTGTCGAGTACGCCGTCGTCCGTGAGCAAGGAGTTCTCACCGATCGCGGCGAAGGCCGGGGCGATCGTGGTGGACAACTCGTCCGCCTGGCGAATGGACCCGGACTGCCCGCTCGTGGTGCCCGAGGTCAACGCCCACGAACTGCACAACGCCAAGAAAGGCATCGTCGCCAACCCGAACTGCGTGGCGATCCCGCTCACGGTCGCCGTCAACCCGCTCCGCCGCCTGGCCAAAGTGAAGCGAATCATCGTGTCCACCTACCAGTCGTCGTCCGGCAAGGGCGCGAAGGGGCTTGTGGATTTCGACGCCCAGCTCCGCGCTTACGCGGTCGGCGGTCCCGTTCCCGCGCCGACGGCGCATCGCAGCCAGCTCGCGGGCAACGTGATTACTCTCGACTGGACCCTCGACCCGAACGGGTACACCGAGGAAGAGAACAAGGTCATCAACGAGACGAAAAAGATCCTCGGCGACGAGACGATCGGCGTCTCCCCGACGTGCGTGCGCGTGCCCGTGCGGGTCGCCCACAGCGAGTCGGTTAACATCGAGTTCGAGTCGCCGGTCTCCGCGGCCGACGCGAAGGCCGCACTGGCGAGCGCCCCCGGCGTCGTGCTGATGGACGAAGTCGCGGGTCAGTTCCCGCAGCCGATCCACGCGGCCGGCACCGACCACACCTACGTCGGCCGCGTCCGCCAAGACCCCTCGAACCCGAACGCCCTGAGCCTGTGGGTCGTCGCCGACAACCTCCGCAAGGGGGCCGCGACGAACGCCGTTCAGTGTGCCGTCGAGTTGGTGAAGCGCGGGATTGTAAAGAGCTAA
- a CDS encoding sugar phosphate isomerase/epimerase family protein: MSEPISRRAWIAGAVAIGSTALAAEAKAVEQSAPASAAPFGYCLNTSTVRLPEGQWGKSRPIVELIDVAAKAGYQAIEPWISELEEYTKGGGKLADLRKRIEDAGLKVPDAIGFAEWIIEDESRRKKGLEQAKRDMDLVQQIGGVRLAAPPVGATGGASRRDDPRFSQPIVDLIAAADRYRALLELGRTMGITPIVEVWGFSKTLSRLGETLLVASECGKEGGCVLPDVYHLYKGGSEFTGLKLLGPNSIGIFHINDYPKIDRPKIVDADRVFPGDGIAPLKDVVRTLKDIGYRGFLSLELFNKEYWKQDPHQVAKTGLDKMKTVVKEALS, encoded by the coding sequence ATGTCGGAACCCATCTCCCGCCGGGCGTGGATAGCCGGGGCCGTCGCCATCGGGTCGACCGCGCTCGCTGCCGAGGCGAAAGCCGTGGAACAATCCGCTCCCGCGTCCGCAGCACCGTTCGGATACTGCTTGAACACCAGCACGGTGCGTTTGCCCGAAGGGCAGTGGGGCAAATCGCGACCGATCGTCGAGTTGATCGACGTCGCCGCGAAAGCCGGCTATCAGGCGATCGAGCCGTGGATCAGTGAACTCGAAGAATACACGAAAGGGGGCGGCAAACTCGCCGACCTCCGCAAGCGCATCGAGGACGCCGGGCTCAAGGTGCCGGACGCGATCGGGTTCGCCGAATGGATCATTGAAGACGAAAGCCGTCGGAAAAAGGGGCTCGAACAAGCCAAGCGGGATATGGACCTCGTGCAGCAGATCGGCGGCGTCCGCCTCGCGGCTCCGCCCGTGGGGGCGACCGGCGGGGCCAGCCGCCGCGACGACCCGAGGTTCTCGCAACCGATCGTCGACCTGATCGCCGCGGCCGATCGGTATCGGGCGCTACTCGAATTGGGTCGGACGATGGGCATCACGCCGATCGTCGAGGTGTGGGGATTTTCCAAGACTTTGAGCCGGCTCGGCGAAACGCTGCTCGTGGCGTCCGAATGTGGCAAAGAGGGCGGGTGCGTCCTGCCCGACGTGTACCACCTGTACAAAGGCGGGTCCGAGTTCACCGGCTTGAAGTTGCTCGGCCCGAACTCGATCGGCATCTTCCACATCAACGACTACCCGAAGATCGACCGCCCCAAAATCGTGGACGCCGACCGCGTCTTCCCCGGCGACGGCATCGCCCCGCTCAAGGACGTGGTCCGGACGCTCAAAGACATCGGTTACCGCGGGTTTTTATCGCTGGAACTGTTCAACAAAGAGTACTGGAAACAAGACCCGCATCAGGTGGCAAAGACAGGACTGGACAAGATGAAAACGGTGGTCAAAGAAGCTTTATCGTAA
- a CDS encoding DUF3472 domain-containing protein, which translates to MSIEPRNGEIVGRPAARRGVGALFGAVLLAGTAAFLLSFSTTATADERLKDVACRSVHLAYPGPEGTAFYNEATVDTSADGTYFCACGFNHGYYGIQQLGNGKKLAIFSIWDPTRGDDPKQVPEEKRVKQLYKDDAVRVGRFGGEGTGGQSFFDFDWKPGQTYRFLVTAEPDGKDRTAYTGYFYLSDKNEWKKLVTFSTLADGKPLGGYYSFVEDFKRNKVSATQTRRAEFGNGWVRTTKGDWVPLNQARFTADSNPVLNIDAGPLTDAHRFFLTTGGPIENKTTKLRNLMKVEPVTKLPADLPVK; encoded by the coding sequence ATGAGTATTGAGCCCCGAAATGGCGAAATCGTAGGCCGTCCGGCTGCCCGGCGGGGTGTCGGTGCATTGTTCGGGGCTGTTCTGCTCGCGGGCACCGCCGCCTTCTTGCTCTCGTTTTCGACCACCGCCACGGCTGACGAACGGCTGAAGGACGTTGCCTGCCGGTCCGTCCACCTGGCGTATCCCGGCCCCGAAGGGACGGCATTCTACAACGAGGCGACCGTCGACACATCGGCCGACGGGACCTACTTCTGCGCCTGTGGTTTCAACCACGGTTACTACGGCATTCAGCAACTCGGAAATGGCAAGAAACTCGCCATTTTCTCAATCTGGGATCCAACCCGTGGCGACGACCCGAAGCAGGTTCCCGAGGAAAAGCGCGTCAAGCAGCTTTACAAGGACGATGCCGTCCGCGTCGGCCGGTTCGGCGGGGAAGGAACCGGCGGGCAATCGTTCTTCGACTTCGACTGGAAGCCGGGGCAGACGTATCGCTTCCTCGTCACCGCCGAGCCCGACGGCAAGGACCGCACGGCGTACACCGGCTACTTCTACCTGAGCGACAAGAACGAGTGGAAGAAGTTGGTGACGTTCTCGACGCTCGCGGACGGGAAGCCACTCGGCGGCTACTACTCGTTCGTCGAAGATTTCAAGCGTAACAAAGTCTCCGCGACGCAAACCCGCCGCGCCGAATTCGGCAACGGGTGGGTGCGGACGACCAAAGGCGACTGGGTGCCATTGAACCAGGCCCGATTCACGGCCGACTCGAACCCCGTCCTCAACATCGACGCCGGCCCGCTAACGGACGCGCACCGATTCTTCCTGACGACCGGCGGACCGATCGAGAACAAGACCACGAAGTTGCGTAACCTGATGAAAGTCGAACCCGTCACCAAGCTTCCGGCCGATCTGCCGGTGAAATAA
- a CDS encoding peptidylprolyl isomerase: MPHVLSCWFRAAVTISLAAIAPLPIAHAKLAPPARPSPPAPATDVAATVNGEVIRRDQVDAAMKPLGASAVPQSATQARMLRLEVLNDLIDDLLLRQFLRQYGSKVESREVDKHVRALTESLRRQGKSLADYCRETSQTEVSVRDSLTAQIQFARYVAEKSPEAELRKFYEANRDFFDKVTVKAHQIVLRVSQATPPEERAAARQKLAEVRAEILAGKQTFADAARKYSMDATALDGGAIGSITRRDAIVDEPIARAAFALKVGEVSEPTETDYGIHLVQITERKPGPATTYEGVAGAVREFYADEFRQNLTKDLRKRGKIQIVYP, from the coding sequence ATGCCGCACGTCCTTTCCTGTTGGTTTCGGGCCGCCGTGACAATTTCACTCGCGGCGATCGCTCCGCTCCCGATCGCCCACGCGAAACTTGCACCGCCGGCCCGGCCGTCGCCACCAGCGCCGGCGACGGACGTTGCGGCGACAGTCAACGGCGAGGTGATCCGACGCGATCAGGTGGACGCGGCCATGAAACCGCTCGGTGCGTCCGCCGTCCCCCAGTCGGCTACCCAGGCGCGGATGTTGCGGCTCGAAGTGTTGAACGACCTGATCGACGACCTGCTACTCAGGCAGTTTCTCAGGCAATACGGGTCGAAAGTCGAGTCCCGCGAAGTGGACAAGCACGTCCGCGCGCTGACCGAGAGTTTGCGCCGCCAGGGGAAATCGCTGGCCGATTATTGCCGCGAGACCAGCCAGACCGAGGTCTCCGTTCGCGACAGCTTGACTGCTCAGATCCAGTTCGCCCGATACGTCGCCGAAAAGTCACCGGAAGCCGAATTACGCAAGTTTTACGAGGCGAACCGCGACTTTTTCGACAAAGTGACCGTCAAGGCGCACCAGATCGTCCTCCGGGTCAGCCAGGCCACGCCCCCTGAAGAGCGGGCCGCGGCTCGACAAAAACTCGCCGAAGTCCGTGCCGAGATCCTGGCCGGGAAGCAGACGTTCGCGGACGCGGCCCGGAAATATTCGATGGACGCCACTGCCCTGGACGGCGGGGCGATCGGGTCGATCACGCGGCGGGACGCGATCGTGGACGAACCGATCGCCCGCGCCGCGTTCGCCCTCAAAGTCGGCGAAGTGAGCGAGCCGACCGAAACGGATTACGGAATTCATTTGGTGCAAATCACTGAGCGCAAGCCGGGCCCGGCGACGACGTATGAAGGTGTGGCCGGTGCCGTCCGCGAGTTCTATGCGGACGAATTCCGGCAAAACTTGACCAAAGACCTGCGGAAGCGCGGGAAAATCCAGATCGTGTATCCGTAA
- a CDS encoding radical SAM protein: MIALPSTTHRVAPLQSVPPGNLLIHEIYLSVQGESTFAGLPCVFVRTTVCDLRCVWCDTPHAFTRGEQMTRADVLARALAFDCPLVELTGGEPLLQPAVLPLMTDLCDAGKTVLLETSGAHPVGPVDPRVHIIMDLKCPDSGECDRNLWANLDVLKPTDQIKFVIASRRDWDWAADTIRAHNLDKRFHVLVGTVFGDATPRDLVEWLLASGLNIRMQLQMHKYIWDPAARGV, from the coding sequence ATGATCGCGCTTCCGTCCACGACCCACCGCGTCGCCCCGCTGCAAAGCGTGCCGCCGGGCAACCTGCTAATTCACGAAATTTACCTCAGCGTTCAGGGCGAATCGACGTTCGCCGGGCTGCCGTGCGTGTTCGTGCGCACGACCGTCTGTGACCTCCGCTGCGTCTGGTGCGACACGCCGCACGCGTTCACCCGTGGCGAGCAAATGACGCGGGCGGACGTCCTCGCCCGGGCTCTCGCGTTCGACTGCCCGCTCGTCGAACTCACCGGCGGCGAGCCGCTGCTCCAACCGGCCGTGCTGCCGCTCATGACCGACCTTTGCGACGCGGGCAAAACCGTCCTATTAGAAACCAGTGGCGCGCACCCCGTCGGCCCGGTCGACCCGCGGGTTCACATCATCATGGATTTGAAGTGCCCGGACAGCGGCGAATGTGACCGTAATCTCTGGGCGAACCTGGACGTGCTGAAGCCGACGGACCAGATCAAGTTCGTCATCGCGTCCCGGCGGGATTGGGACTGGGCCGCCGACACGATCCGGGCACACAACCTCGATAAGCGATTCCATGTGTTGGTCGGCACGGTGTTCGGGGACGCGACACCCCGCGATCTGGTGGAGTGGCTACTCGCGTCCGGCCTGAACATCCGGATGCAACTGCAAATGCACAAATACATTTGGGATCCGGCCGCGCGGGGCGTTTGA